In the Acidovorax sp. A79 genome, one interval contains:
- a CDS encoding protein phosphatase CheZ produces the protein MDDIPDNSQPPADVHHKIGLLTRQLHDSLNELGYADKLRGSMGELPDAQSRLSYIARLTGEAAEKVLNRVEQAKAQHDYIAAETRRVVTSLVKDPVAAVAKGEIMNFLTDVERVTKEADTHLTEIMMAQDFHDLTGQVIARVVNLAATIEDQLVQLLIQTAPPNAQVAAVAEPPRTQHLQGPVVDPEHTPDVVTDQSQVDDLLASLGF, from the coding sequence ATGGACGACATACCGGACAACAGCCAGCCGCCTGCGGATGTACACCACAAGATCGGCCTGCTGACACGCCAGCTGCACGACTCGCTCAACGAGCTGGGCTACGCCGACAAGCTGCGCGGCTCCATGGGCGAGCTGCCCGACGCCCAGAGCCGCCTGTCGTACATCGCCCGGCTGACCGGGGAAGCCGCCGAGAAAGTGCTCAACCGCGTCGAGCAGGCCAAGGCGCAGCACGACTACATCGCCGCCGAGACGCGCCGTGTGGTGACGTCCCTGGTCAAGGACCCGGTGGCGGCCGTGGCCAAGGGGGAAATCATGAATTTCCTCACCGATGTCGAGCGGGTGACGAAGGAAGCCGACACGCACCTCACCGAAATCATGATGGCGCAGGACTTCCACGACCTGACCGGGCAGGTGATCGCCCGGGTGGTCAATCTCGCCGCCACCATCGAGGACCAGCTGGTGCAGCTGCTGATCCAGACCGCCCCCCCCAATGCACAGGTGGCCGCCGTGGCCGAACCGCCCCGCACCCAGCACCTGCAGGGCCCCGTGGTGGACCCCGAGCACACTCCCGACGTGGTGACCGACCAGTCCCAGGTGGACGACCTGCTGGCCAGCCTCGGCTTCTGA
- a CDS encoding flagellar biosynthesis protein FlhB, giving the protein MESSQEKSLPASERKLQKAREDGQGARSRDLSHLAILGAGAACLLILAPQLMDHMQRAMSQQLAFDATTVMAPGTMLKRLQDMVVVGLVASAVFAILTGAAALISAIGAGGWILSLKPISPQFNRLNPISGLANLFSKQQMANVAKMVLMTAVLSYVAWKFMGNSIDTVAMLVLQPSPMAIRQLADWLTSGMSLLLLVVFLAALVDVPLQAYFFKARLKMSHEEIKQEHKESDGNPHTKGRIRQKQREIADRASVGAVPKADFVVMNPTHYAVALKYDEKTMSAPQVISRGTDLIALKIRDVAKEHNVPVLQSPMLARALYAHAELDQAIPATLYTAVAQVLAYVYRLKAALRGEGRMPDSLVEPFVPPELDPLNRTPVQGAAA; this is encoded by the coding sequence ATGGAATCCAGCCAAGAAAAAAGCCTACCCGCGTCAGAGCGCAAGCTGCAGAAAGCGCGCGAAGACGGCCAGGGAGCACGCTCGCGCGATCTTTCCCACCTGGCGATCCTGGGCGCGGGCGCGGCCTGCCTGCTCATTCTGGCCCCCCAGCTGATGGACCACATGCAGCGGGCGATGAGCCAGCAGCTCGCGTTTGACGCCACCACCGTCATGGCGCCCGGCACCATGCTCAAGCGCCTGCAGGACATGGTCGTCGTGGGCCTGGTGGCCAGCGCGGTGTTCGCCATCCTCACCGGCGCCGCGGCCCTGATCAGCGCCATCGGCGCCGGCGGCTGGATTCTGAGCCTCAAGCCCATCTCGCCCCAGTTCAACCGGCTCAATCCGATCTCGGGGCTCGCCAACCTGTTTTCCAAGCAGCAGATGGCCAACGTGGCCAAGATGGTGCTGATGACCGCGGTCCTGAGCTACGTGGCCTGGAAGTTCATGGGCAACAGCATCGACACCGTGGCCATGCTGGTGCTGCAGCCCTCCCCCATGGCCATCCGCCAGCTGGCCGACTGGCTCACGTCCGGCATGAGCCTGCTGCTCCTGGTGGTGTTCCTGGCGGCGCTGGTGGACGTGCCCCTGCAGGCCTACTTCTTCAAGGCGCGCCTGAAGATGTCGCACGAGGAAATCAAGCAGGAGCACAAGGAATCCGACGGCAACCCCCACACCAAGGGCCGCATCCGCCAGAAGCAGCGCGAGATCGCCGACCGTGCCAGCGTGGGCGCCGTTCCCAAGGCCGACTTCGTGGTCATGAACCCCACCCACTACGCCGTGGCGCTCAAGTACGACGAGAAGACCATGAGCGCGCCGCAGGTCATCTCGCGCGGCACCGACCTCATCGCGCTCAAGATCCGCGACGTGGCCAAGGAGCACAACGTGCCCGTGCTGCAGTCGCCCATGCTGGCCCGGGCGCTGTATGCCCATGCCGAGCTGGACCAGGCCATTCCCGCCACGCTCTACACCGCCGTGGCCCAGGTGCTGGCCTACGTCTACCGCCTCAAGGCCGCCCTGCGCGGCGAAGGCCGCATGCCCGACAGCCTGGTGGAGCCGTTTGTGCCCCCTGAACTCGATCCGCTGAACCGCACGCCCGTGCAAGGTGCCGCCGCATGA
- the flhA gene encoding flagellar biosynthesis protein FlhA, which produces MNTSVKSLQQWAGSNANALQGLSAPLLVVAILALMVLPIPPWLLDAFFTLNIAVALMVMMVAAYMLRPLDFAAFPSVLLLTTLMRLSLNVASTRVVLLEGHTGPGAAGAVIEAFGHFLIGGNFAVGLIVFAILVVINFVVITKGAERIAEVSARFTLDAMPGKQMAVDADLNAGLIDEKEAKRRRAEVAEEANFFGSMDGASKFVRGDAVAGILILLINIIGGFAIGVLQHDLSAKQAADSYILLAIGDALVAQIPGLLISVAAAMVISRVGKDHDMGRQIVQQLFMSPRVLGVTAGILLLLGLIPGMPHVVFLTMGGLLAYGAWVLHERQKVPPEVEAPPAPVSDGEATWDDLQPVDLLGLELGYRLISLVDKSRQGDLLTRIKGVRRKFAQEVGFLPPAVHVRDNLELKPSGYRITLRGVVVGEGEAFPGMFLAINPGGITTPLIGTPTTDPAFGLPAHWIDDRQKEAAQMAGFTVVDSETVMATHLSHLMQVQAAKLLSRTETQQLVEHVAKLAPKLIEEVVPKMVSIATFQKVLQLLLEESVHIRDIRTIIETLAEFAGGISDPVELARRVRIALSPAIVQQIYGPTRELNVIAIEPGLERLLVQALGNTAGPALDPGVADILTQKAAEVALKQEEMGLPACLLVPDQIRNAISRLVRRVAPRLQVLAHSEIPETHTIRIGPILRGASA; this is translated from the coding sequence ATGAACACCTCCGTGAAATCTTTGCAGCAATGGGCGGGCAGCAATGCCAACGCCCTCCAGGGGCTGTCGGCCCCGTTGCTCGTGGTGGCCATCCTGGCGCTCATGGTGCTGCCCATCCCGCCGTGGCTGCTCGACGCGTTCTTCACGCTGAACATCGCCGTGGCCCTGATGGTGATGATGGTGGCGGCCTACATGCTGCGCCCCCTGGATTTCGCGGCCTTTCCCTCGGTGCTGCTGCTGACCACCCTCATGCGCCTGTCGCTGAACGTGGCCTCCACCCGCGTGGTGCTGCTGGAAGGCCACACGGGCCCGGGCGCCGCCGGCGCGGTGATCGAGGCCTTCGGCCACTTCCTGATCGGCGGCAACTTTGCCGTCGGGCTGATCGTGTTCGCGATCCTGGTGGTGATCAACTTCGTGGTGATCACCAAGGGCGCCGAGCGCATCGCCGAGGTGTCGGCACGCTTCACGCTGGACGCCATGCCCGGCAAGCAGATGGCGGTGGATGCCGACCTGAACGCCGGCCTGATCGACGAGAAGGAAGCCAAGCGCCGCCGCGCCGAAGTGGCGGAAGAAGCGAACTTCTTCGGGTCCATGGACGGTGCCTCCAAGTTCGTGCGCGGCGATGCGGTCGCCGGCATCCTGATTCTGCTGATCAACATCATCGGCGGCTTCGCCATCGGGGTCTTGCAGCACGACCTGTCGGCCAAGCAGGCGGCCGACAGCTACATCCTGCTGGCCATTGGTGATGCGCTGGTGGCGCAGATTCCCGGCCTGCTGATCTCGGTGGCTGCGGCCATGGTGATCTCGCGCGTGGGCAAGGACCACGACATGGGCCGCCAGATCGTGCAGCAGCTCTTCATGTCGCCCCGCGTGCTGGGCGTGACCGCCGGCATCCTGCTGCTGCTGGGCCTGATCCCGGGCATGCCCCACGTGGTGTTTCTGACCATGGGTGGTCTGCTCGCCTATGGCGCCTGGGTGCTGCACGAACGCCAAAAGGTGCCGCCCGAAGTCGAGGCCCCGCCCGCCCCCGTGAGCGACGGCGAGGCCACCTGGGACGACCTGCAGCCCGTGGACCTGCTGGGCCTGGAGCTGGGCTACCGCCTGATCAGCCTGGTGGACAAGAGCCGCCAGGGCGACCTGCTCACGCGCATCAAGGGCGTGCGCCGCAAGTTTGCGCAGGAAGTCGGCTTTCTGCCGCCCGCCGTGCACGTGCGCGACAACCTCGAATTGAAGCCCAGCGGCTACCGCATCACGCTGCGTGGCGTGGTGGTCGGCGAAGGCGAGGCCTTCCCCGGCATGTTTCTGGCAATCAACCCGGGCGGCATCACCACGCCCCTGATCGGCACCCCCACCACCGACCCCGCGTTCGGCCTCCCAGCACACTGGATCGACGACCGCCAGAAGGAAGCCGCACAAATGGCGGGTTTTACGGTCGTTGATTCCGAAACCGTGATGGCCACCCATTTGTCACACTTGATGCAAGTGCAAGCCGCCAAGCTCCTCAGTCGCACGGAAACGCAGCAACTCGTGGAGCACGTGGCCAAGCTGGCTCCCAAGCTCATCGAAGAAGTGGTCCCGAAAATGGTCTCCATCGCAACGTTCCAGAAAGTCCTCCAGCTGCTGCTGGAAGAGTCTGTGCACATCCGCGATATCCGCACCATCATCGAAACGCTGGCCGAGTTTGCCGGCGGCATCTCCGACCCGGTCGAGCTGGCCCGCCGCGTGCGCATCGCGCTGTCGCCCGCCATCGTGCAGCAGATCTACGGCCCCACCCGCGAACTCAACGTCATCGCCATCGAACCAGGCCTCGAACGCCTGCTGGTGCAGGCGCTGGGCAACACGGCCGGCCCCGCCCTGGACCCTGGCGTGGCCGACATCCTCACGCAAAAGGCCGCCGAGGTGGCCCTCAAGCAGGAAGAGATGGGCCTGCCCGCCTGCCTGCTGGTGCCAGACCAGATCCGCAATGCCATCTCCCGCCTGGTGCGCCGCGTCGCGCCCCGGCTGCAGGTGCTTGCCCACAGTGAAATCCCCGAGACCCACACCATCCGCATTGGGCCGATCCTTAGAGGTGCATCAGCATGA
- the flhF gene encoding flagellar biosynthesis protein FlhF, with protein sequence MNIKRFHAPTSREALAKARMAFGDGTLILSNRPTANGVEVVATAEDTLSALDGGGAGPSANPPLLAPTPARSAPQRASQAAAAAAASTLGRNAVEEDTEQLAMSTLSFQDYVRERMLRRRHEALNGPAEPQTLSERSRDQEPERERMPAPAVARHNPLRTIPMDIPPEPPRRRQEPAVSSAVQSAANQQSVMSELHAMKELIEDRFNTLAWLGQARQNPIQSNLMLKMIRAGYSPSLARAVLERMPEELSAAESVRWLMEVLERNLRTDLAEPPLYEQGGIFALVGSTGVGKTTTTAKLAAMCARIHGPGSVGLITLDTYRVGAHEQLRTYGRMLGIVAHLAHDRAALQDLLGLLSGKKMVLIDTTGVAPRDPRKRDMLDVLDLPHVNRLLVLNAGCHGDTLDDVLTAFKTEGSQQAILSKVDEAVKLGPAIDALIRHQMVLRGVTNGQRVPEDWERADAHKLISTSMRAPAKSAFDPKATDLNFFFSHSPDTTNERGLVDA encoded by the coding sequence ATGAACATCAAACGCTTCCACGCTCCCACATCCCGGGAGGCTCTGGCCAAAGCGCGCATGGCCTTTGGTGACGGCACATTGATCCTGTCCAACCGCCCCACGGCCAACGGCGTCGAAGTCGTGGCCACGGCCGAGGACACGCTCTCGGCGCTGGATGGTGGTGGCGCGGGCCCGTCCGCCAACCCGCCCTTGCTGGCCCCCACACCGGCGCGCAGCGCGCCCCAGCGCGCAAGCCAGGCAGCAGCAGCCGCCGCCGCCAGCACCCTGGGCCGCAACGCGGTGGAGGAAGACACCGAGCAGCTGGCGATGAGCACGCTGTCGTTCCAGGACTATGTGCGCGAGCGCATGCTGCGCCGCCGCCACGAGGCGCTCAATGGCCCGGCCGAACCGCAAACCCTGTCGGAGCGCAGCCGCGACCAGGAACCGGAGCGCGAACGCATGCCCGCGCCCGCCGTGGCGCGCCACAACCCGCTGCGCACCATCCCCATGGACATTCCGCCCGAGCCGCCACGCCGCCGGCAGGAGCCCGCCGTGAGCAGCGCCGTGCAATCGGCCGCCAACCAGCAGAGCGTGATGAGCGAGCTGCACGCGATGAAGGAACTGATCGAGGACCGTTTCAACACCCTGGCGTGGCTGGGGCAGGCGCGGCAGAACCCCATCCAGTCCAACCTCATGCTCAAGATGATCCGCGCAGGCTACTCCCCTTCCCTCGCCCGTGCCGTGCTGGAGCGCATGCCCGAGGAGCTGTCGGCCGCCGAATCCGTGCGCTGGCTCATGGAGGTGCTGGAGCGCAACCTCAGGACCGACCTGGCCGAACCCCCGCTGTACGAACAAGGCGGCATCTTCGCGCTGGTGGGCTCCACCGGCGTCGGCAAGACCACCACCACCGCCAAGCTGGCCGCGATGTGCGCGCGCATCCACGGCCCCGGCAGCGTGGGCCTGATCACGCTGGACACCTACCGTGTGGGAGCCCACGAGCAGCTGCGCACCTACGGCCGCATGCTGGGCATCGTCGCCCATCTGGCCCACGACCGCGCCGCGCTGCAGGACCTGCTGGGCCTGCTGTCGGGCAAGAAGATGGTGCTCATCGACACCACGGGCGTGGCCCCGCGCGACCCGCGCAAGCGCGACATGCTCGACGTGCTGGACCTGCCCCATGTGAACCGCCTGCTGGTGCTCAACGCGGGCTGCCATGGCGACACGCTCGACGATGTGCTCACGGCGTTCAAGACCGAAGGCTCCCAGCAGGCCATCCTGTCCAAGGTGGACGAAGCCGTGAAACTCGGCCCGGCCATCGACGCACTGATCCGCCACCAGATGGTGCTGCGCGGCGTGACCAACGGCCAGCGCGTGCCGGAAGACTGGGAGCGTGCCGATGCGCACAAGCTCATCAGCACCTCCATGCGCGCTCCCGCCAAGTCGGCTTTCGACCCCAAGGCAACCGACCTGAACTTCTTCTTCTCGCATTCGCCCGACACCACGAACGAACGGGGGCTGGTCGATGCTTGA
- a CDS encoding RNA polymerase sigma factor FliA, whose product MYTAKGQLDRDALIRQHVPLVRRIAHHMIAKLPPNVELDDLIQVGMMGLAEALSRYEAAQGVQFETFATQRIRGAMLDELREGDWMSRSSRKSQKDIEHAVQRLEQKLGRSPLESEIASEMGMNLADYQNLLGKVRGTQLVYLEDMTHGNEDDDGFLDRHVADGDADPMELLRDQRLKMSLVNAIKSLPEREQHIMGMYYEHDMNLKEIAAVLGVTESRVCQLHSQSIARLRAKMRAH is encoded by the coding sequence ATGTACACCGCCAAAGGCCAGCTCGATCGTGATGCGCTGATCCGCCAGCACGTCCCGCTGGTGCGAAGGATTGCGCACCACATGATCGCCAAGCTGCCGCCCAACGTGGAGCTGGACGATTTGATCCAGGTCGGCATGATGGGCCTGGCGGAAGCACTCTCGCGCTACGAAGCCGCCCAGGGCGTGCAGTTCGAGACCTTCGCGACCCAGCGCATCCGCGGCGCCATGCTCGACGAGTTGCGCGAGGGCGACTGGATGTCCCGCAGCTCGCGCAAGAGCCAGAAAGACATCGAGCACGCCGTGCAACGGCTGGAGCAGAAACTCGGTCGCAGCCCGCTCGAATCCGAGATCGCCAGTGAAATGGGCATGAACCTGGCGGACTACCAGAACCTGCTGGGCAAGGTGCGGGGCACGCAGCTGGTGTACCTGGAAGACATGACACACGGCAACGAGGACGACGACGGTTTCCTGGACCGCCATGTTGCCGACGGCGATGCCGACCCCATGGAATTGCTGCGCGACCAGCGGCTCAAGATGTCCCTGGTCAACGCCATCAAGAGCCTGCCCGAGCGCGAGCAGCACATCATGGGCATGTACTACGAGCACGACATGAATCTCAAAGAGATCGCGGCCGTGCTGGGGGTTACCGAGTCACGGGTGTGCCAGCTGCATAGCCAGTCCATCGCCCGCTTGCGTGCCAAGATGCGGGCGCATTAG
- the flgM gene encoding flagellar biosynthesis anti-sigma factor FlgM translates to MKIGQKPELPGALAQTGPAKQAKSPASAAEGAAKDAAAVSTAGVPVTVSTAARALDQTARSTGDFDAGKVKAVRTAIEKGTFSVDAEAIADKMLTNAQEILSRSRG, encoded by the coding sequence ATGAAGATTGGTCAAAAACCGGAACTCCCGGGCGCCTTGGCGCAGACGGGGCCTGCCAAGCAGGCCAAAAGTCCTGCCAGCGCTGCTGAAGGAGCCGCCAAGGACGCAGCGGCCGTGTCAACCGCCGGTGTGCCCGTCACGGTGTCCACCGCAGCCCGCGCACTGGACCAGACGGCCCGTTCCACGGGCGATTTCGATGCTGGCAAGGTCAAGGCCGTGCGCACGGCCATCGAAAAAGGCACGTTCTCGGTGGATGCCGAGGCCATTGCCGACAAGATGCTCACTAACGCCCAGGAAATCCTCTCCCGCTCCCGCGGCTGA
- the flgA gene encoding flagellar basal body P-ring formation chaperone FlgA: MAAHRALAGVALAAAVAGGSGAAFAQAAADPAADLGPLTQRWLDDAMSRNQPAGLPLRMEVSVGSLDSRLRLAPCARVEPYLPAGARLWGRTRLGLRCVEGQTAWNVYLPVTVKAFGPAWVLINPVAPGAILTANDATQAEVDWAEESAAVMANPELWVGQVAARQLVAGQTLRQTMVRAPHLFRAGAQVKVVAQGPGYAVTSAGQAMSAGAAGQIVRIRMDNGRVVSGTVNEIGTVVVAL, encoded by the coding sequence ATGGCCGCGCACCGCGCCCTGGCGGGCGTGGCGCTGGCGGCCGCTGTGGCCGGCGGCAGCGGCGCCGCGTTCGCGCAGGCCGCCGCCGATCCCGCGGCCGACCTGGGGCCGCTGACCCAGCGCTGGCTGGACGATGCGATGTCGCGCAACCAGCCTGCGGGGCTCCCCTTGCGGATGGAAGTGAGCGTTGGCTCACTGGATTCCAGACTGCGGCTAGCGCCGTGTGCGCGGGTTGAGCCCTATCTGCCAGCCGGCGCGCGGCTGTGGGGGCGTACGCGCCTGGGACTGCGCTGCGTGGAGGGGCAGACCGCATGGAACGTGTATCTTCCGGTGACCGTCAAGGCCTTTGGCCCCGCCTGGGTGCTGATCAACCCCGTGGCTCCTGGCGCCATCCTCACGGCCAACGATGCGACGCAGGCCGAGGTGGACTGGGCCGAGGAGTCGGCGGCCGTCATGGCCAATCCGGAGCTGTGGGTCGGGCAGGTGGCCGCCCGCCAGCTGGTCGCCGGGCAGACTTTGCGCCAGACCATGGTGCGGGCCCCGCATCTTTTCCGGGCAGGGGCCCAGGTCAAGGTGGTCGCGCAGGGGCCGGGCTATGCCGTGACATCGGCCGGCCAGGCAATGTCGGCAGGGGCAGCGGGGCAGATTGTTCGCATCCGCATGGACAATGGCCGCGTTGTCAGTGGAACTGTGAATGAGATTGGGACAGTGGTCGTGGCTCTTTGA
- the flgB gene encoding flagellar basal body rod protein FlgB, with protein MLDKMTNRLDFHGNALTLRAERQRAIASNIANADTPGYVARDFSFGDAMREATGSGSGVTRLATAGSVGTTGNLGAKGATDPRHIPLPAASTGTGAPGALGYSVQAQPSLDNNTVDLDRERANFVDNAVRYEATLRFINGNAKTMLSAIQGQ; from the coding sequence ATGCTTGACAAGATGACCAACCGGCTGGACTTTCACGGCAACGCGCTGACGCTGCGTGCCGAGCGCCAGCGCGCCATCGCCAGCAACATCGCCAACGCCGACACCCCGGGCTACGTGGCACGCGATTTCAGCTTTGGCGACGCGATGCGCGAAGCCACGGGGTCCGGATCGGGCGTAACCCGCCTCGCCACCGCAGGCTCCGTGGGCACCACGGGCAACCTGGGGGCCAAGGGCGCCACGGACCCCCGCCACATTCCACTGCCCGCGGCCAGCACGGGCACTGGCGCCCCCGGCGCGCTGGGCTATTCCGTGCAGGCGCAGCCGAGCCTGGACAACAACACGGTGGACCTGGACCGCGAGCGCGCGAACTTTGTCGACAACGCGGTGCGCTACGAAGCCACGCTGCGCTTCATCAACGGCAACGCCAAAACCATGCTCAGCGCGATCCAGGGCCAGTAA
- the flgC gene encoding flagellar basal body rod protein FlgC, translating into MSMFSIFSVSGSAVSAQSQRLNVVASNLANVDAVAGPDGQAYKARQVVFQTAPMGADSSAGVRVSAISESNTPGRRVHDPAHPSADEQGYVTHSNVNAVEEMVNMISASRSYQNNVEVMNTAKSLLLKTLQMGQ; encoded by the coding sequence ATGTCCATGTTCTCCATCTTCAGCGTGTCGGGCAGCGCCGTCAGCGCGCAGTCGCAGCGGCTCAACGTGGTGGCCAGCAATCTGGCCAACGTCGATGCGGTGGCCGGCCCCGACGGCCAGGCGTACAAGGCGCGCCAGGTGGTGTTCCAGACCGCGCCGATGGGCGCCGACAGCTCGGCCGGCGTGCGGGTGAGCGCCATCAGCGAAAGCAACACCCCCGGGCGCCGCGTGCACGACCCCGCCCACCCCTCGGCCGACGAGCAGGGCTACGTGACGCACTCCAACGTCAACGCCGTGGAGGAAATGGTCAACATGATTTCCGCCTCCCGTTCGTACCAGAACAACGTCGAGGTCATGAACACGGCCAAGTCGCTGCTTCTCAAGACCCTGCAGATGGGCCAGTAA
- a CDS encoding flagellar hook assembly protein FlgD yields MILSATNAPSVTDATGTKANAATDPAAAQDRFLKLLVAQLNNQDPMNPLDNAQMTSQIAQINTVTGIQQLNQTMQSMSEQFNSLQVMQGTALIGRNVMTEGSSVAVADKVGKGGFELPSAATNVKIEVTTAGGQVVDTIDLGAKAAGRHTFEWDASKYTGATDALQFRVSAVNGSAKLSSTPLSLSKVTAAGAEDGQLKLTLANGKTISYSQIKALV; encoded by the coding sequence ATGATCCTCAGCGCCACCAACGCCCCTTCCGTGACGGATGCGACCGGCACGAAAGCCAACGCCGCCACCGACCCCGCCGCCGCGCAGGACCGGTTCCTGAAGCTGCTCGTCGCGCAGCTGAACAACCAGGACCCGATGAACCCGCTGGACAACGCGCAGATGACCTCGCAGATCGCGCAGATCAACACGGTGACCGGCATCCAGCAGCTCAACCAGACCATGCAGAGCATGTCCGAGCAGTTCAACTCGCTGCAAGTGATGCAGGGCACGGCGCTGATCGGCCGCAACGTGATGACCGAAGGCTCGAGCGTCGCCGTGGCCGACAAGGTCGGCAAGGGCGGCTTCGAGCTGCCCTCGGCCGCCACGAACGTGAAGATCGAGGTCACCACCGCGGGCGGCCAGGTGGTGGACACCATCGACCTGGGCGCCAAGGCCGCGGGCCGCCACACGTTCGAGTGGGACGCCAGCAAATACACCGGCGCCACCGATGCGCTGCAGTTCCGCGTCAGCGCCGTCAACGGCTCGGCCAAGCTGTCGAGCACGCCGCTGTCCCTGTCCAAGGTCACCGCCGCGGGCGCCGAGGACGGCCAGCTCAAGCTGACGCTCGCGAACGGCAAGACCATCAGCTACAGCCAGATCAAGGCCCTGGTCTAA
- the flgE gene encoding flagellar hook protein FlgE has protein sequence MSFQQGLSGLNAASKNLDVIGHNIANSNTVGFKASRAEFAEMVASAIGSAGGTNAGIGVEVGAVSQQFTQGNLTITGNSLDVAINGNGFFTLTLPDGTPAYTRSGNFKLDKEGNMITNDNANVMGYPVDPVTGLRSGTDPIPMVFPTSEPIPAKQTTKITAAFNLPATATDAAGDPAATPPIPATPRATYGTSINVFDSQGVAKPVSLYFQKTATDNTWDVYDALDDPTATPPVVATPIGQITFDNNGVITGPTATPPATGFSLPLTVNPTPPNPNNLPTFTVDVSLDKVSQSGSKFAVSNLSQDGYTTGELTGINIENNGMIMTRYSNGVTRAEGQLALSSFRNTQGLASVGGNNWVATFESGQPVVGTATDGNFGALRSGALEDSNVDLTAELVNMMTAQRAYQANAQTIKTQDQVMSTLVNLR, from the coding sequence ATGAGTTTTCAGCAAGGCCTCTCGGGCTTGAATGCCGCCAGCAAGAACCTCGACGTCATCGGACACAACATTGCCAACTCCAACACCGTCGGGTTCAAGGCCTCGCGGGCGGAATTCGCTGAAATGGTCGCTTCCGCCATCGGCTCGGCCGGCGGCACCAACGCGGGCATCGGCGTCGAGGTCGGCGCCGTCTCGCAGCAGTTCACCCAGGGCAACCTCACGATCACGGGCAACAGCCTGGACGTGGCCATCAACGGCAATGGCTTCTTCACGCTGACCCTGCCTGACGGCACGCCCGCCTACACCCGCTCCGGCAACTTCAAGCTGGACAAGGAGGGCAACATGATCACGAACGACAACGCGAACGTGATGGGCTACCCCGTGGACCCCGTGACCGGCCTGCGCTCGGGCACCGACCCCATCCCCATGGTCTTCCCCACCTCCGAGCCGATCCCGGCCAAGCAGACGACGAAGATCACCGCGGCCTTCAACCTGCCCGCCACCGCCACCGACGCGGCCGGCGACCCCGCCGCCACGCCGCCCATCCCGGCCACGCCGCGCGCCACCTACGGCACCTCCATCAACGTGTTCGACAGCCAGGGCGTGGCCAAGCCGGTGAGCCTGTACTTCCAGAAGACCGCGACGGACAACACCTGGGACGTGTACGACGCGCTCGACGATCCCACGGCCACCCCGCCCGTGGTGGCCACCCCCATCGGCCAGATCACGTTCGACAACAACGGCGTCATCACCGGCCCCACCGCCACGCCACCCGCCACGGGCTTTTCGCTGCCGCTCACCGTCAATCCGACGCCGCCCAACCCGAACAACCTGCCCACGTTCACCGTTGACGTGAGCCTGGACAAGGTCTCCCAGAGCGGCAGCAAGTTCGCGGTCTCGAACCTGAGCCAGGACGGCTACACGACGGGCGAGCTCACCGGCATCAACATCGAGAACAACGGGATGATCATGACCCGTTACTCCAACGGCGTGACCCGCGCGGAAGGGCAGCTCGCGCTGTCGAGCTTCCGCAACACGCAGGGCCTGGCATCGGTGGGCGGTAACAACTGGGTGGCCACCTTTGAATCCGGCCAGCCCGTGGTGGGCACCGCGACGGACGGCAACTTCGGCGCCCTGCGCTCGGGCGCCCTGGAAGACTCCAACGTCGATCTCACGGCCGAACTCGTGAACATGATGACCGCGCAGCGTGCCTACCAGGCCAACGCCCAGACGATCAAGACGCAAGACCAGGTGATGTCCACCCTGGTGAACCTGAGATGA